Genomic window (Chitinophaga parva):
AATGTCAGCGGCATATTGAAAGTGACCACTGGTCAGTTGAATACCGGCGGATTTCTCACTTTATTGTCCACCGCGGCCCAAACAGCGCTGATCGATGGCAGTGGCGCCGGACAGGTATCCGGTAATGTGACCATGCAGCGGTACCTGCCCAGCGCATTTGGCTATAAATATGTCAGCTCCCCCTTCCAGGCGGCCACCGTAAATGAAATGGCGGATGATATTGACCTCAATGCTCCCTTCCCGTCCTTTTACCGCTACGTGGAAAACCGGGCATCTTCCGGATGGGTGGCCTATACCGATCCTACTGGTGTACTAACGCCCATGACGGGATATGCCGCACAAATGGGCACTTCCGGCACCCCCTTTACGATGGATATAACCGGGGTAGTGAATAACCAAACGGTGACGGCACCCACGCTTACCAATAACAATCAACCTTACACGCAGGGATTTAACCTGGTGGGCAATCCCTATCCATCGCCGGTAGACTGGGACATTGCCGCCGGGTGGAGCCGCACCAACATCGATAACGCAGTGTATTATTTTAACGCAGGCACCGCCAGTCAGTACACCGGCACGTACAGTTCTTATATCAACGGCGTGTCCAGTGATGGCATTGCCAACAACGTGATTGCGGCCATGCAGGGATTTTTCGTGCATGTTACCGACGGAACTTTCCCTGTAACAGGAGCCTTGTCTGTGAATAACAATGCAAGGATCAACAACCCATCGCCGGTATTTCACCGGGTTTCCCAAACAACACCGATGCTGCGGATCAACGCTGCTTTTGCAGACGATGGCCAGGCCGCCGATCCACTGGTTGTTTATTTTGATGAAGCAGCATCCCCGGATTTTGAAAGAACAATGGACGCCCTGAAACTGATGAATACAGATCTGGCCGTTCCCAATATATACGCGTTATCAGCCGACAGCGCCCGCCTCTCTATTAACGCATTACCACAGTTCCCCGACAGTACCGATGTTGTTGCCCTGGGCCTTAAAACAGAAAAGGCCGGGTGGGTAACGTTTACGGTGACGGACATGGTGCGCCTGCCGCCGCAACTGCACATTTACCTGAAAGACGCCGTGACGGGCAAAACACAGGAATTACAGGCATTCACAAAATACCGGGTGTACCTGGATGCAGGCACTTACGAGCAGCGCTTTTCTTTCGTATTCCATGGTGGTGCGACCAGTTCCCCTGGTGATGCGGGGCCGGTGTTCAGGGCCTACAGTGCCGGGCAAACACTGTATGCCTATTTTGATAAAGTACCCGGCGAAAAATGCCATATCACCATCTATAACCTGCTGGGCCAGGCATTGTGGCAGCAGGACCTGGCTGGCAATGGCCAACATGCAATAGGAAAGCAGTATAGCAGCGGGCTTTATATCGTTTCATTTTACGCAGGTGGTACCATCGTGTCTAAAAAAGTGTTTATCAGTAACCAGTAATAAGATCTTTAAAAGAATGATCAGTGAAATAAGTTTCCCCAGACAGCTTCTCTTCCGCTTGATATTGATAATGATACCGGTGTTTGCAGGGTATGTGACCGGGCATGCACAGGAACCGCCGCCACAGCCCATTGCGGTGTATGTAAACCCGGCGCAGGGCCTTATTTTCGGCGCGTTCTTCCAGGGATCGTCCGGGGGAACCGTGATCATATATCCCGATGGCTCGCGCTCCGTAACCGGTAGCGTGGTGCAGGCAAACCTGGGCTACCCTTTTTCCCCGGCCATTTTTGAAATAGAGGCCAACAGGGGCACCCTGATCTCTATTTTGAACGGGCCGGACGTAACCCTTACCGGCAGCAATGGCGGCTCCATCAGCCTGCATGTGGGTGCCGCCAGCACCGGCAGTTCATTTATCACAACCGCTACGCCACCCGCCAGGAACCTGGTGAGGATCGGGGGCACCCTCACGGTAGGCAGTCCGCCAGCCAATCCATCCGGTGCTTACAGCGGCGTATTTACCGTCACGTTTATACAGGAATAACACGGTATGGGAGCACGGCAGCACATCATCCTTCACTGCATTGGCAGCTTGTACCGGGTGTTCCCGGTAGGGATATTGTTTTGCGCCGTAATGCCGCTGCTGTCGTCAAAAGCAGCTGCCAAAGGGCCGGACCCGGTTTTCTATGAAACCTCCGTATTTGTAGTGGTACAGGGAATAGGAGGGGCTGAGATCCCGGCAGTGA
Coding sequences:
- a CDS encoding DUF4402 domain-containing protein, whose product is MIPVFAGYVTGHAQEPPPQPIAVYVNPAQGLIFGAFFQGSSGGTVIIYPDGSRSVTGSVVQANLGYPFSPAIFEIEANRGTLISILNGPDVTLTGSNGGSISLHVGAASTGSSFITTATPPARNLVRIGGTLTVGSPPANPSGAYSGVFTVTFIQE